The following proteins are encoded in a genomic region of Periophthalmus magnuspinnatus isolate fPerMag1 chromosome 23, fPerMag1.2.pri, whole genome shotgun sequence:
- the flncb gene encoding filamin-C isoform X4, giving the protein MMNNGSYFEPQPPLFYQGTDLGDEEEEEMPATEKDLAEDAPWKKIQQNTFTRWCNEHLKCLNKRINDLQKDLSDGLKLIGLLEVLSQKKMYRKYHARPNFRQMKLENVSVALEFLEREHIKLVSIDSKAIVDGNLKLILGLIWTLILHYSISMPMWDDEDDEDAKKLTPKQRLLGWIQNKVPQLPITNFHRDWRDGKALGALVDNCAPGLCPDWETWDPSQPVENAREAMQQADDWLGVPQVIAPEEIVDPNVDEHSVMTYLSQFPKSKLKPGAPLKAKTLHPKRAKAYGPGIEPLGNMVLKPAEFLVETVEAGLGEVIVYVEDPEGHTEEARVIPNNDKSRSYSVVYLPKVEGLHKVKVLFAGQDIDRSPFMVTVSKAMGDPTRVQARGPGLQPAGNVANKPTYFDIYTAGAGAGDVGVIIVDSNARRDTVEIVLENKGDSIFRCTYVPVLEGAHTVYVTFAGQQIPKSPYTVHISEACNPNACRASGRGLQPKGVRVKEVADFKVYTKGAGSGELNVTVKGPKGLDEPVKVLELENGLYECNYYPVNTGKYIVTITWGGHSIPRSPFEVHVSEEAGPQKVRAWGPGLETGMVGKSADFVVEAIGMEVGTLGFSIEGPSQAKIECDDKGDGSCDVRYWPTEAGDYAVHVICDDEDIKDSPFMAHILPAASSIFPEKINCYGPGLEPIGCIVNKPADFTIDTHGAGGGELKLYAQDAEGFPIDIQITDNGDGTYFCVYIPTKPIKHTIIITWGEVNVPRSPFRVTIGEGSHPENVKVYGPGVEQFGLKSNEPTYFTVDCSEAGQGDVSIGIKCAPGVVGPIEADIDFDIIKNDNDTFTVKYIPPGPGQYTIMVLFADQEIPVSPFRIKVEPSHDAAKVRAEGPGLNKTGVEVGKPTHFNIYTKGAGKATPEVYFSGTVKSEAVRDFEIIDNHDYSYTVRYTAIQQGNMSITVCHGGDPIPKSPFNITVAPPLDLNKVKVQGLNNKVDVGKDQEFTVCTRGAGGQGKLDVKITSPSRRPIPCKLESGTSNEMYTINYIPPEEGTYRVDISYDGNPIPGSPFPVEGVMPPDPSKVRAYGPGLEGGVVGKPAPFAIDTKGAGTGGLGLTVEGPCEAKIECQDNGDGSCSVSYLPTEPGEYSINILFADQHIPGSPFKATVLPAFDPSKVTASGPGLERGKVNEDGFFTVDCSKAGDAELTIEIISDSGAKAEVHVQNNSDGTYSITYIPQFQGMYTITIKYGGQSVPNFPTRLQVDPAVDTSGVMVYGPGVEPRGLLKEVTTHFTVDARVNCKTGGNHIKVGISNPSGITTDAFITDKGDGTYRVEYTPYEDGLHLIEVLYDDVPVPNSLFRVVVTEGCDPSRVRAYGPGLEEGLVNKPNRFTVETRGAGTGGLGLAIEGPSEAKMSCKDNKDGSCSVEYIPFTPGEYDVNITFGGLPIPGSPFRVPVREVVDPSKVRCSGPGLGNGVRAQVPQTFTVDTSKAGMAPLEVLLYGPTGLTEPVSITDNGDGTYTVNYTPALDGPYSVCVKYADQEVPRSPFKIKTLPAHDASKVRASGPGLNSSGVPASLPVEFTIDARDAGEGLLTVQILDPEGKPKKANIRDNRDGTYTVFYVPDMTGRYTITIKYGGDEIPYSPYRIHAIPSGDASKCLVTVSIGGHGPGSGVSPTIQIGEETVITVDAKAAGKGKVTCKVSTPDGAELDVDVVENADGTFDIYYTAPEPGKYVITIRFGGEHIPNSPFHVVATDDPASVVDGMDAVLRPFSLVIPFTVQKGEITGVVRMPSGRTACPYITDNKDGTVTVKYSPTERGLHEMDIKYDGNHIPGSPLQFYVDAINSGHVTAYGPGLSHGMVNRPAAFTIVTKDAGEGGLSLAVEGPSKAEISCKDNKDGTCTVSYLPTAPGDYNIIVKFDDKHIPGSPFTAKITGDDSMRMSQLNVGTATDVSLKITETDLSSLTTSIRAPSGNEEPCLLKRLPNRHIGISFTPKEVGEHVVSVKKNGKHVTNSPFKIMVGQSEIGDASKVKVYGQGLVEGHTLEMAEFIVDTRNAGYGGLGLSIEGPSKVDINCEDVEDGTCKVTYCPTEPGNYIINIKFADQHVPGSPFTVKVFGEGRMKESITRRRQAPSIATVGSTCDLNLKIPGNWFQMVSAQERVTRTFTRSSHTYTRTERTEISKTRGGETKREVRVEESTQVGGDPFRDVFGDFLGRDALSGFSGMPAGSRPPLQDGEVANQEMTAQVTSPSGKTEEAEIIRGEDSTYSVRFIPQEMGPHTVSVKYRGQHVPGSPFQFTVGPLGEGGAHKVRAGGTGLDRGVAGIPAEFSIWTREAGAGGLSIAVEGPSKAEITFEDRKDGSCGVSYVVQEPGDYEVSIKFNDEHIPDSPFIVPVATLSDDARRLTVTSLQEMGLVVGQEASFAVQLNGVRGLVDAKIHTPSGAIEECYITELDKDQYAIRFVPRENGVHSIDVRFNGSHIPGSPFKIRVGDLGQVGDPGMVSAFGAGLEGGITGVAAEFVVNTCNAGAGALSVTIDGPSKVKMDCQECPEGYKVFYTPMAPGSYLISIKYGGPQHIVGSPFKAKVTGPRLSGGHSLHETSSVLVETVSKSSTVGGAFSSLPKFSSDASKVTSRGAGLSKAFVGQKNAFTVDCSKAGTNMLMVGVHGPKTPCEEVYVKHMGNRMYNVTYTVKEQGSYILIVKWGDEHIPGSPFHVTVP; this is encoded by the exons ATGATGAATAACGGCAGCTACTTCGAGCCGCAGCCACCGCTGTTTTACCAGGGCACGGACCTCGgggacgaggaggaagaggagatgccTGCCACCGAGAAAGACCTGGCGGAGGACGCGCCGTGGAAGAAGATCCAACAGAACACGTTCACCAGGTGGTGCAACGAACACCTCAAGTGCCTGAACAAGCGCATCAATGACCTGCAGAAAGACCTGAGCGACGGCCTCAAGTTGATCGGACTGCTGGAGGTGCTGAGTCAGAAGAAGATGTATCGGAAGTACCACGCCAGACCAAACTTCAGGCAGATGAAGCTGGAGAACGTGTCTGTGGCGCTGGAGTTTTTAGAAAGGGAACACATAAAGCTCGTGTCTATAG ATTCTAAAGCCATTGTAGATGGGAACCTAAAGCTAATCCTGGGTCTAATATGGACCCTGATCCTTCACTACTCTATCTCCATGCCCATGTgggatgatgaagatgatgaagatgcCAAGAAGCTAACCCCAAAACAGCGTCTGCTGGGCTGGATCCAGAACAAAGTGCCTCAACTCCCCATCACTAACTTTCACCGAGACTGGAGGGATGGAAAGGCCTTGGGAGCTCTGGTGGACAACTGTGCACCAG GTTTATGTCCAGACTGGGAAACATGGGATCCCAGTCAGCCTGTGGAGAACGCCAGAGAGGCCATGCAGCAGGCTGATGACTGGCTTGGAGTGCCACAG GTCATTGCTCCTGAAGAAATTGTTGATCCTAATGTGGATGAGCATTCAGTCATGACCTACCTGTCCCAGTTCCCCAAATCTAAATTAAAGCCTGGTGCTCCACTGAAGgcaaagacacttcaccccaAAAGGGCCAAAGCTTATGGGCCAG GTATTGAGCCACTAGGAAATATGGTTTTGAAACCTGCTGAATTTTTAGTTGAAACTGTGGAGGCTGGACTGGGAGAGGTTATAGTCTATGTAGAAGACCCAGAAGGACACACCGAAGAG GCCAGAGTCATCCCAAACAATGACAAGAGCAGGTCCTATTCTGTGGTATATCTGCCCAAAGTTGAGGGACTACATAAG GTAAAGGTGTTGTTTGCTGGACAAGACATAGACAGAAGTCCTTTCATGGTTACAGTTTCAAAAGCAATGGGTGATCCTACCAGAGTCCAGGCTCGTGGGCCGGGACTTCAGCCGGCGGGCAATGTGGCCAACAAGCCCACATACTTTGACATTTACACAGCAG GGGCCGGAGCTGGAGATGTGGGTGTTATTATTGTGGACTCTAATGCACGCAGGGACACAGTGGAGATAGTTCTGGAGAACAAAGGGGACAGTATTTTCCGCTGCACCTATGTTCCTGTTTTGGAAGGTGCTCACACAGTTTATGTGACTTTTGCTGGACAACAGATTCCTAAAAGTCCATACACTGTTCATATCTCTGAAG CTTGTAATCCAAATGCATGTCGGGCGTCTGGCAGAGGCCTGCAGCCAAAGGGTGTGAGGGTTAAAGAAGTGGCAGATTTCAAAGTTTACACAAAAGGAGCTGGTAGCGGCGAGCTCAATGTCACTGTGAAAGGACCAA AGGGGCTGGATGAACCGGTCAAGGTATTGGAGTTGGAGAATGGGTTGTATGAGTGTAACTATTACCCTGTCAACACGGGCAAATACATAGTTACAATCACCTGGGGAGGACACAGCATACCACGCAG CCCGTTTGAGGTGCACGTCAGTGAGGAGGCTGGCCCTCAGAAAGTACGTGCTTGGGGTCCTGGTCTGGAAACAGGCATGGTGGGAAAAAGTGCTGACTTTGTGGTAGAAGCCATTGGTATGGAGGTTGGAACGCTTG GTTTCTCCATTGAGGGGCCATCTCAAGCCAAGATAGAGTGTGATGATAAAGGGGATGGCTCATGTGATGTGCGCTACTGGCCCACTGAAGCTGGGGACTATGCTGTTCATGTCATATGTGACGATGAGGACATTAAAGACAGTCCCTTCATGGCACATATTCTCCCAGCTGCTTCCAGCATCTTTCCAGAAAAG ATAAATTGCTATGGCCCAGGTCTGGAACCGATAGGCTGCATTGTCAACAAACCTGCTGATTTTACTATTGATACACATGGAGCTGGTGGAGGAGAACTGAAGTTGTATGCACAG gATGCAGAAGGTTTTCCAATTGACATCCAGATCACAGATAATGGTGATGGCACCTACTTTTGTGTCTACATTCCTACAAAGCCTATTAAACACACAATAATCATAACATGGGGTGAAGTCAATGTCCCCAGAAGTCCCTTCAGG GTGACTATTGGTGAAGGCAGTCACCCAGAGAATGTGAAAGTGTATGGTCCAGGGGTTGAACAGTTTGGACTAAAGTCTAATGAGCCGACTTATTTCACTGTGGACTGCAGTGAGGCTGGACAAG GTGATGTCAGTATTGGGATTAAATGTGCTCCCGGGGTGGTTGGTCCTATAGAGGCTGATATCGACTTTgacataattaaaaatgacaacGACACATTTACTGTGAAGTATATACCCCCGGGTCCTGGACAATACACCATTATGGTTCTGTTTGCTGATCAG GAAATCCCAGTTAGCCCTTTCAGAATAAAGGTAGAGCCTTCTCACGATGCAGCAAAGGTCAGAGCTGAAGGACCAGGACTCAACAAGACGG gAGTTGAAGTAGGAAAACCGACTCACTTTAACATTTACACAAAAGGAGCAGGAAAAGCTACACCTGAAGTTTACTTTTCTGGGACAGTTAAGAGTGAAGCTGTGCGTGACTTTGAGATAATTGACAATCATGATTACTCTTACACTGTCCGTTACACTGCTATTCAACAG ggTAACATGTCTATCACAGTATGTCATGGTGGAGACCCTATCCCTAAGAGCCCATTCAACATCACTGTGGCTCCTCCTCTTGACCTCAACAAGGTCAAAGTCCAGGGTCTAAATAACA AAGTGGATGTTGGGAAGGATCAGGAGTTCACAGTTTGCactagaggagctggaggtcaAGGGAAACTAGATGTCAAAATAACTTCTCCATCGCGACGGCCAATCCCGTGCAAACTTGAGTCTGGCACCAGCAATGAAATGTACACAATAAATTACATCCCACCAGAGGAGGGCACCTATAGAGTGGACATCTCTTATGATGGGAACCCAATTCCTGGTAGCCCATTTCCTGTGGAAGGTGTCATGCCTCCAGACCCTTCAAAG GTGCGAGCCTATGGTCCTGGACTTGAAGGTGGCGTGGTGGGTAAACCTGCACCATTTGCCATTGACACAAAAGGGGCTGGAACAGGGGGTCTTGGTCTGACAGTGGAGGGGCCATGTGAAGCTAAGATTGAATGTCAGGATAATGGAGATGGGTCCTGCTCAGTGTCCTACCTGCCCACTGAGCCTGGAGAATACTCCATCAACATATTGTTTGCAGACCAGCACATCCCTGGGTCCCCTTTCAAAGCAACTGTGCTGCCAGCGTTTGACCCCAGCAAGGTGACCGCCAGTGGTCCGGGTCTGGAGCGGGGAAAAGTCAACGAGGATGGCTTCTTCACTGTGGACTGCTCAAAAGCTGGAGACGCAGAGCTCACCATTGAGATCATCTCAGACTCTGGGGCCAAAGCTGAGGTCCATGTGCAGAACAACAGCGATGGCACCTACTCCATCACATACATCCCACAGTTTCAGGGAATGTACACCATTACCATCAAATATGGAGGACAGTCTGTGCCAAACTTCCCCACACGACTGCAGGTGGATCCAGCCGTTGACACCAGCGGCGTCATGGTGTACGGGCCAGGAGTCGAACCTAGAG gCCTCTTGAAGGAGGTGACCACACATTTTACTGTAGATGCAAGAGTTAATTGCAAAACAGGGGGAAACCACATTAAGGTGGGCATCTCGAATCCCTCAGGCATCACCACAGATGCCTTCATTACAGACAAAGGTGATGGCACCTACAGAGTGGAGTATACGCCATATGAAGATG GTTTGCATCTTATTGAAGTATTGTATGATGACGTGCCAGTGCCCAACAGTCTGTTCAGAGTTGTAGTCACTGAGGGTTGTGACCCCAGTCGAGTGCGTGCTTATGGCCCTGGTCTGGAAGAGGGACTTGTGAACAAACCAAACCGTTTCACTGTGGAGACAAG GGGGGCTGGCACTGGAGGTTTGGGCTTAGCCATTGAGGGTCCCTCTGAAGCAAAGATGTCATGTAAGGACAACAAAGACGGCAGCTGCAGTGTGGAGTACATCCCATTTACCCCTGGAGAATATGACGTCAACATTACCTTTGGAGGACTGCCTATCCCTG GGAGTCCATTTCGGGTGCCTGTGAGGGAGGTGGTGGACCCAAGTAAAGTCCGGTGCTCAGGTCCAGGACTTGGAAATGGGGTCCGGGCCCAGGTTCCCCAGACCTTCACTGTTGACACCAGCAAAGCTGGGATGGCCCCATTAGAGGTTCTCTTGTATGGGCCAACAG GTCTAACAGAACCAGTGAGCATCACAGACAATGGGGACGGTACTTACACAGTGAACTACACACCTGCCCTTGATGGTCCATACTCAGTGTGTGTCAAATATGCTGATCAGGAAGTCCCTCGCAG ccctttcaaaataaagacACTTCCTGCTCACGATGCCAGTAAAGTTCGTGCTAGTGGTCCGGGCTTGAATTCTTCAGGGGTCCCAGCCAGTTTACCTGTGGAGTTCACTATTGATGCTAGGGATGCAGGCGAGGGACTGCTCACTGTTCAAATACTG GATCCTGAGGGGAAACCTAAGAAGGCAAATATACGAGACAACCGGGATGGGACCTATACAGTCTTTTATGTCCCTGACATGACTGGACGCTACACCATCACTATCAAGTATGGAGGAGATGAGATTCCATATTCACCATACCGCATCCATGCCATTCCCTCAGGAGATGCCAGCAAATGTCTGGTCACAG TGTCTATCGGAGGACATGGACCAG GTTCAGGAGTAAGCCCGACCATTCAGATAGGTGAGGAGACAGTCATCACTGTGGATGCAAAGGCTGCTGGGAAAGGCAAAGTGACTTGTAAAGTGTCCACACCTGATGGAGCTGAGCTGGATGTGGATGTAGTTGAGAATGCAGATGGGACCTTTGACATTTACTACACAGCACCAGAGCCTGGGAAATATGTGATCACAATCCGATTTGGAGGGGAACACATCCCCAACAGCCCCTTTCATGTAGTG GCCACTGATGATCCTGCCAGTGTTGTGGATGGGATGGACGCTGTGCTCCGCCCCTTCAGCCTAGTAATTCCTTTCACTGTGCAAAAAGGAGAGATCACGG GTGTTGTGCGGATGCCCTCTGGTCGAACTGCCTGTCCCTACATCACGGATAACAAAGATGGCACTGTGACTGTGAAATACTCTCCTACTGAAAGGGGCCTGCACGAGATGGACATCAAGTATGATGGAAACCACATCCCAG GAAGTCCACTCCAGTTTTATGTGGATGCCATTAACAGTGGTCATGTCACAGcatatggtcctggtttaagtcaTGGTATGGTAAACAGACCGGCTGCTTTCACTATTGTTACCAAGGACGCAGGGGAAG GTGGTCTGTCACTGGCTGTGGAAGGTCCCTCTAAAGCAGAAATCAGCTGTAAAGACAACAAAGATGGAACATGCACAGTTTCCTACTTGCCCACTGCACCCGGGGACTACAACATTATTGTCAAGTTTGATGATAAACACATCCCAGGCAGCCCTTTTACTGCTAAGATCACAG GAGATGACTCTATGAGAATGTCTCAGCTGAACGTTGGCACAGCAACAGATGTGTCCCTAAAGATCACAGAGACAGACTTGAGCAGTTTGACCACAAGCATTAGAGCTCCATCTGGAAATGAGGAGCCTTGTCTGCTCAAAAGACTGCCAAACCGCCACATTG GCATTTCTTTCACACCAAAAGAAGTGGGAGAACATGTGGTGAGTGTGAAGAAGAATGGGAAGCACGTGACCAACAGCCCATTTAAAATCATGGTTGGACAATCAGAGATTGGTGATGCAAGCAAGGTCAAAGTGTACGGCCAGGGCCTAGTGGAGGGCCACACTCTGGAGATGGCAGAGTTCATTGTTGATACCAGAAATGCAG gCTATGGAGGTTTGGGGCTGTCTATTGAAGGTCCTAGTAAAGTGGACATTAACTGTGAGGATGTGGAGGACGGGACGTGTAAAGTCACGTACTGTCCCACCGAGCCTGGAAACTACATCATTAACATTAAGTTTGCTGACCAGCATGTTCCAG GAAGTCCATTCACAGTCAAAGTGTTTGGAGAGGGTCGGATGAAGGAAAGCATCACCAGAAGGCGACAAGCTCCTTCTATTGCCACTGTGGGCAGCACCTGTGATCTCAACCTCAAAATCCCAG GAAACTGGTTTCAGATGGTTTCAGCTCAGGAGCGTGTGACTCGGACTTTCACTCGCAGCagccacacatacacacgcacagagCGCACAGAGATCAGTAAAACTCGTGGAGGTGAGACCAAGAGGGAGGTCCGAGTGGAGGAGAGCACCCAGGTGGGAGGAGACCCATTCAGGGATGTGTTTGGAGACTTCCTGGGCCGTGATGCTCTCAGTGGATTCAGTGGGATGCCAGCTGGTAGCAGACCACCGCTTCAGGATG GTGAGGTGGCGAACCAGGAAATGACAGCTCAGGTGACCAGTCCCAGTGGCAAAACTGAGGAGGCCGAGATCATCCGAGGAGAGGACAGCACATACAGTGTCCGCTTCATCCCTCAGGAAATGGGACCTCACACAGTCAGTGTCAAATACAGGGGGCAGCACGTCCCTGGCAGCCCCTTCCAATTTACTGTAGGACCCctgggtgagggaggggcacaTAAAGTCCGAGCAGGGGGCACCGGTCTGGATAGAGGAGTGGCAGGGATCCCAG CGGAGTTCAGTATTTGGACCCGAGAGGCAGGGGCTGGCGGTCTGTCCATCGCTGTAGAGGGGCCCAGCAAGGCCGAGATCACCTTTGAAGATAGAAAAGACGGATCATGTGGTGTGTCCTATGTAGTTCAGGAGCCTG GAGATTATGAGGTATCTATTAAATTTAATGATGAGCACATCCCAGATTCTCCTTTTATTGTCCCGGTCGCTACACTGTCAGACGATGCCCGCCGCCTCACAGTAACCAGTTTGCAG GAGATGGGATTAGTGGTGGGTCAGGAAGCCTCTTTTGCTGTGCAACTGAATGGAGTCAGAGGGCTAGTTGATGCCAAAATCCACACACCATCTGGAGCTATAGAAGAATGTTATATAACAGAACTAGATAAAG ACCAGTATGCTATCAGGTTTGTCCCTCGAGAAAATGGAGTCCATTCAATTGACGTGCGCTTCAATGGCAGCCATATTCCTGGAAGTCCCTTTAAGATCCGAGTAGGAGACTTAGGGCAGGTTGGTGATCCAGGGATGGTGTCTGCTTTTGGGGCTGGACTGGAGGGTGGGATCACAG GTGTGGCAGCTGAGTTTGTCGTAAACACATGCAATGCGGGCGCAGGAGCTCTGTCTGTGACTATTGATGGGCCATCCAAAGTGAAGATGGACTGCCAGGAGTGTCCTGAAGGCTACAAGGTCTTCTACACGCCCATGGCTCCAGGAAGCTACCTGATCTCTATTAAATATGGAGGACCTCAGCACATTGTGGGTAGCCCATTCAAGGCTAAAGTTACAG GGCCGCGTCTTTCTGGTGGCCATAGTCTTCATGaaacttcttcagttcttgtgGAAACGGTTTCTAAGTCCTCAACAGTGGGCGGGGCTTTCAGCTCTTTGCCCAAATTCTCTTCAGATGCTAGCAAGGTCACCTCCAGAGGCGCAGGACTTTCAAAAGCTTTTGTTGGTCAGAAGAATGCGTTTACAGTGGACTGCAGCAAAGCAG GTACAAACATGTTGATGGTTGGTGTGCATGGGCCAAAGACGCCGTGTGAGGAGGTGTATGTGAAGCACATGGGCAACAGGATGTACAATGTCACCTACACTGTCAAAGAGCAGGGCAGCTACATCCTCATAGTCAAGTGGGGCGACGAGCACATCCCAGGAAGCCCATTTCATGTTACTGTCCcttaa